One genomic segment of Leptolyngbya sp. 'hensonii' includes these proteins:
- a CDS encoding chlorophyll a/b-binding protein has product MTQPQPSVAPKLEDPKFGFNEYAERLNGRAAMVGITVILVIEYVTGTGILAWLGLQ; this is encoded by the coding sequence ATGACGCAGCCCCAACCTTCTGTCGCTCCCAAGTTAGAAGATCCCAAATTTGGTTTTAATGAGTACGCTGAGCGTCTGAATGGTCGCGCCGCTATGGTTGGCATAACGGTGATCCTGGTGATCGAATATGTCACAGGTACCGGGATTCTGGCCTGGTTGGGTTTACAGTAG
- the gloB gene encoding hydroxyacylglutathione hydrolase gives MQIHSLPARSDNYIFLLHDPQNHLAAVVDPSDAEPVLRYLSFLQADLIAIFNTHHHSDHVGGNTHLLQHFPQAVVYGGARDRGRIPGQQVFLEDGDRVTFADRLGTILFVPGHTYAHIAYYFPPVAAHDQGELFCGDTLFSGSCGRLFEGTPAQMVDSLTKLRGLPDHTRVWCAHEYTLKNLQFALTVDRENSDLQRYYESVQNARSHAQPTIPCWLSLEKRTNPFLRWDHPVLQAAVQSSDPIQTFARLRGLKDQF, from the coding sequence ATGCAAATTCATTCTCTTCCAGCTCGATCGGATAATTATATTTTTCTCCTGCATGATCCCCAAAACCATCTGGCTGCGGTGGTTGATCCATCTGATGCTGAACCGGTTTTGCGTTACCTGAGTTTTCTGCAGGCTGATTTGATTGCAATCTTCAATACCCACCATCACTCCGATCATGTGGGCGGGAATACCCACCTCCTGCAGCACTTTCCCCAGGCTGTGGTTTATGGAGGAGCCAGGGATCGAGGCCGGATTCCAGGCCAGCAGGTATTCCTGGAAGATGGAGATCGGGTCACCTTTGCCGATCGACTGGGCACGATTCTCTTTGTGCCCGGTCATACCTATGCCCATATTGCCTATTACTTTCCTCCGGTTGCTGCCCATGACCAGGGAGAGCTTTTCTGCGGAGACACGCTGTTTTCTGGAAGTTGTGGGCGTTTATTCGAAGGAACACCGGCTCAAATGGTGGATTCACTGACAAAGTTGCGGGGCCTGCCTGATCACACCCGGGTCTGGTGTGCCCATGAGTACACGCTGAAGAACCTCCAGTTTGCCTTAACCGTCGATCGAGAAAATTCAGACCTGCAACGCTACTATGAGTCGGTGCAAAATGCCCGATCCCATGCCCAGCCGACGATACCTTGCTGGCTGAGTCTGGAGAAGCGAACCAACCCTTTCCTGCGTTGGGATCACCCGGTCCTTCAGGCGGCTGTCCAGAGTTCCGATCCCATTCAAACTTTTGCCCGCTTGCGAGGGCTGAAAGATCAGTTTTGA
- a CDS encoding cation-translocating P-type ATPase, translating into MVLTSLPDPMTAWQSLEADKAVALLDSNAQMGLTSQQVAERLQQYGPNELQETGGRSALSILIDQFTNIMLLMLIAVAIVSGVLDFVDLQKKLADGDIPFKDTIAIFAIVILNGLLGYAQESKAEKDLAALKKLSSPKVRVVRDGKPLELAAKDLVPGDVMQLEAGVQVPADGRLLEAANLQVREAALTGEAQAVDKETDILLSEDTPIGDCNNLVFQGTEVVYGRGTVLVTKTAMQTELGKIATMIQSVESEPTPLQKRMGQLSNALVSGSLILVAFVVVGGVIRAGFGSLNALLEVSLSMAVAIVPEGLPAVITVTLALGTQRMVRRHALIRKLPAVETLGSVTTICSDKTGTLTQNKMVVQLVRTASHSLHVTGEGYDPQGDFVAEAGAITVGEQPEVGALLLACAICNDAVLQQQEGQWKILGDPTEGALLTLAAKAGFEKDQWSSKLPRIHEFPFSSERKRMSVIVKDEASSLKTEAAFCSASATHLVMFTKGSPELILERCTLIQVGQEPQPLTDAQRAEILEQNNQMAGRGLRVLGFAGKPLSEESIKLSDEVVEQNLVWIGLVGMLDAPRPEVRDAVKRCLEAGIRPIMITGDHQLTAQAIAEDLGIAKPGDRVLVGRDLEKMSPEDLADQVERVSVYARVAPEHKLRIVQTLQRKRHVVAMTGDGVNDAPALKQADIGVAMGITGTDVSKEASDMVLLDDNFATIVAATEEGRVVYTNIRRFIKYILGSNIGELLTIAAAPILLPTGGGVPLSPLQILWMNLVTDGLPALALAVEPAEPNVMQRPPYDPQESIFARGLGSYMIRVGVIFSILSIALMLWSFEYTHTTGTEPDRWKTMVFTTLCLAQMGHALAIRSNTRLTIELNPISNPFVLAAVALTTLLQLALIYIAPLRSFFGTHYLSPTELLVCLGFSALMFIWIEAEKIFIRIYKAIRP; encoded by the coding sequence ATGGTGCTAACCTCTTTACCCGATCCAATGACCGCATGGCAGAGTCTGGAAGCAGACAAAGCAGTTGCCCTGCTGGACAGTAACGCCCAGATGGGACTGACTTCCCAGCAAGTTGCAGAAAGACTGCAACAATATGGCCCTAACGAGCTACAGGAGACCGGTGGGCGCAGCGCGCTCTCGATTCTGATTGATCAGTTCACTAACATTATGTTGCTGATGCTGATCGCGGTGGCGATCGTGTCGGGGGTATTGGATTTTGTCGATTTACAGAAGAAGCTGGCTGATGGGGATATCCCTTTCAAAGATACGATCGCCATTTTTGCCATTGTGATTCTGAATGGCCTTCTAGGCTATGCCCAGGAAAGTAAAGCCGAGAAGGATCTGGCCGCATTGAAAAAGCTTTCTTCCCCCAAAGTCAGGGTTGTGCGGGATGGGAAACCCTTAGAATTAGCGGCCAAGGATCTGGTACCCGGTGATGTCATGCAGTTGGAGGCGGGGGTCCAGGTCCCAGCAGATGGACGACTCCTGGAAGCGGCCAACCTACAGGTGCGGGAAGCAGCCCTGACCGGTGAAGCTCAGGCGGTGGATAAGGAAACAGATATCCTACTATCCGAAGATACGCCGATCGGGGACTGTAACAATCTGGTGTTTCAGGGAACTGAAGTGGTCTATGGACGGGGCACTGTGTTAGTGACCAAGACCGCCATGCAAACTGAATTAGGCAAAATTGCCACCATGATTCAGTCTGTTGAATCGGAACCCACCCCCCTCCAGAAACGGATGGGACAACTGAGTAACGCCTTGGTCAGCGGATCGTTGATTCTGGTTGCTTTCGTCGTGGTGGGTGGGGTCATCCGTGCCGGATTTGGATCTCTGAATGCACTTCTGGAAGTCTCCCTGAGTATGGCTGTGGCGATCGTCCCGGAAGGCTTACCAGCGGTGATCACCGTCACACTAGCCCTGGGCACCCAGCGAATGGTGCGGCGGCACGCTCTGATCCGTAAATTGCCAGCCGTTGAAACCCTCGGTTCCGTCACCACAATTTGTTCAGATAAAACAGGCACCCTGACCCAGAATAAGATGGTGGTGCAGTTGGTTCGTACAGCCAGTCATTCCCTCCACGTTACCGGCGAGGGGTATGACCCCCAGGGAGATTTTGTTGCTGAAGCCGGAGCGATTACGGTAGGAGAGCAGCCGGAAGTGGGAGCTCTGCTTCTAGCCTGCGCCATCTGTAATGATGCTGTGCTGCAACAACAGGAGGGGCAATGGAAAATTCTGGGAGATCCGACAGAAGGAGCCCTGCTCACCCTGGCCGCCAAAGCTGGGTTCGAAAAAGATCAGTGGAGCAGTAAGCTTCCCCGCATCCATGAATTTCCCTTCTCCTCAGAGCGCAAGCGGATGAGTGTGATTGTGAAGGATGAAGCCAGCTCCTTAAAGACAGAGGCTGCTTTCTGCTCTGCTTCTGCAACCCATTTGGTCATGTTTACCAAGGGATCCCCAGAATTAATTCTGGAACGATGTACCCTAATCCAGGTGGGCCAGGAACCCCAACCCCTAACGGACGCTCAACGGGCTGAGATTCTGGAACAAAATAACCAAATGGCGGGGAGAGGTCTGCGGGTCTTGGGTTTTGCAGGCAAACCCCTGAGTGAAGAATCGATCAAGCTATCGGATGAGGTCGTCGAGCAGAACCTGGTCTGGATTGGCCTGGTTGGCATGCTGGATGCCCCTCGACCGGAAGTCCGCGATGCAGTCAAGCGTTGTCTGGAAGCTGGCATTCGTCCCATTATGATTACAGGTGACCACCAGTTGACAGCCCAGGCGATCGCTGAAGATCTGGGGATTGCCAAACCCGGTGATCGGGTCCTTGTAGGCCGAGATCTGGAAAAGATGAGTCCAGAGGACCTGGCTGATCAAGTTGAACGGGTGAGCGTTTACGCTAGGGTGGCCCCTGAACACAAGCTACGGATTGTGCAAACCCTCCAGCGAAAACGGCACGTCGTTGCCATGACTGGGGATGGGGTCAATGATGCACCAGCCCTGAAGCAAGCAGATATCGGTGTGGCCATGGGAATTACCGGTACCGATGTCAGCAAGGAAGCGAGCGATATGGTGCTGCTGGATGACAACTTTGCCACGATCGTGGCGGCGACCGAAGAAGGCCGAGTCGTTTACACCAATATTCGTCGGTTCATCAAATACATTCTCGGCTCCAACATTGGAGAGTTGCTGACGATCGCGGCAGCACCGATTCTTTTGCCTACCGGCGGCGGGGTTCCCCTTTCTCCCTTGCAAATTCTCTGGATGAATCTGGTAACGGATGGATTACCAGCCCTGGCCCTGGCCGTTGAACCAGCAGAACCCAATGTCATGCAACGGCCCCCCTATGATCCGCAGGAGAGTATCTTTGCACGCGGGTTAGGGTCTTACATGATTCGAGTTGGGGTCATTTTTTCCATTCTCTCGATCGCCCTGATGCTCTGGTCCTTTGAATATACCCATACAACTGGGACGGAACCTGATCGCTGGAAAACGATGGTTTTTACAACCCTGTGTTTGGCGCAAATGGGGCATGCTCTGGCCATCCGTTCCAATACCCGGTTGACGATCGAATTGAATCCTATTTCCAATCCCTTTGTGCTGGCTGCCGTAGCCTTAACAACTCTGTTGCAATTAGCTCTAATTTACATCGCCCCCCTACGGAGCTTCTTCGGCACCCATTATCTCTCTCCCACTGAATTGCTGGTTTGTCTGGGCTTCAGTGCCTTAATGTTTATCTGGATTGAAGCAGAGAAAATTTTCATTCGCATCTATAAGGCAATTCGCCCCTAG
- a CDS encoding ATP-binding protein yields the protein MAQNPFEPHSLIGRQGELQQLSQILAEDGDVLIAGVPGIGRRTLIRAAAYQVGARVLEIDCLRATDPIRFLTLLAESLMTVFSQEQELTIIQQWIAHQPLGLEQRPGEALQLTWNLFAGGEWTLFQILLSLPQHLAEVLDCRVVMVFQNFPHIRSWDRHGKWEAYLRQEIQCQSRVSYALIATIAESWVQDSTLQVLSLAPLADQDLWDWVESTLALKGLTFDPEGQALQLFLSFVQGHFGDALALLRRICLNRRMGDSLQSMGAGLIQAHQVYQSALELVEDLSVTFESLILLLPPSQVRVLESLALDPTDSPHSREYIRRHQLSRGGGLQGALTSLEQKGLVYGPKHGYRIALPMLAFWLKYRLA from the coding sequence ATGGCACAAAATCCATTCGAACCACACTCCTTAATCGGGCGGCAGGGTGAACTGCAGCAATTGAGCCAAATTCTGGCAGAAGACGGGGATGTCTTGATTGCTGGTGTTCCCGGGATTGGACGTAGAACCCTGATTCGAGCAGCAGCCTATCAAGTCGGGGCGAGAGTTTTAGAAATTGATTGTTTACGGGCTACAGATCCGATCCGTTTTCTGACCCTTCTGGCTGAAAGTTTAATGACGGTATTTAGCCAAGAGCAGGAGTTGACGATCATCCAACAGTGGATTGCCCATCAGCCTCTGGGTTTAGAACAACGCCCCGGTGAGGCGCTACAACTGACCTGGAACCTCTTCGCAGGTGGAGAATGGACGCTGTTCCAAATTCTGCTGAGCCTGCCCCAACATTTGGCTGAGGTACTGGATTGTCGCGTTGTGATGGTTTTCCAGAACTTTCCCCACATTCGTTCCTGGGATCGGCATGGTAAATGGGAGGCCTATCTACGCCAGGAAATCCAGTGTCAGAGCCGGGTTAGCTATGCCCTGATTGCTACGATCGCAGAATCTTGGGTTCAGGACAGTACTTTACAGGTGCTTTCTCTCGCACCCCTGGCTGATCAGGATCTCTGGGATTGGGTTGAATCTACTCTGGCCCTCAAAGGATTGACCTTTGACCCAGAAGGTCAGGCCCTGCAGCTATTTCTGAGCTTTGTTCAGGGGCATTTCGGGGATGCTCTCGCACTGCTCCGACGGATCTGCTTGAATAGACGGATGGGTGACAGTCTGCAAAGCATGGGTGCGGGGTTGATTCAGGCTCACCAGGTTTATCAGAGTGCCCTGGAACTGGTTGAAGATTTGTCTGTCACCTTTGAATCCCTCATTCTTCTCCTGCCCCCCAGTCAGGTTCGAGTTTTGGAAAGTTTGGCCCTTGATCCTACGGATAGTCCCCACTCCCGTGAATATATTCGCAGGCATCAACTCTCTCGGGGAGGGGGATTGCAGGGGGCTCTGACCAGTTTGGAGCAGAAAGGCTTGGTGTATGGTCCCAAGCATGGCTATCGGATTGCGCTGCCCATGCTGGCTTTTTGGCTCAAGTATCGACTGGCTTAG
- the ald gene encoding alanine dehydrogenase — MEIGVPKETKDQEFRVGLSPVSVRALCDNGHSVYVEQQAGMGSGFTDADYRQAGAIIVAQPSAAWDRELVIKVKEPLPSEYDLLQKGQLLFTYLHLAADRPLAEQLIRTGVSAIAYESVELPDRRLPLLTPMSIIAGRLSVQFGARFLERQQGGRGVLLGGIPGVRPGHVVILGGGIVGTEAARMAIGLGAQVTIFDINVERLAYLETLFDSRVTLLYSSARDIEAMVPQADLLIGAVLVPGRRSPVLVSRSLVQQMHPGSVIVDVAVDQGGCIETVHPTSHTTPTYVEAGVVHYGVPNMPGAVPWTATQALNNSTLPYVLKLANYGAEALKLDSGLAKGLNVHNHQLVHPVIQEVFPDLVP, encoded by the coding sequence ATGGAAATTGGTGTTCCAAAGGAAACAAAAGATCAGGAATTCCGGGTGGGCTTGAGTCCAGTCAGTGTCCGGGCCTTGTGTGACAATGGCCACTCGGTTTATGTGGAGCAGCAAGCCGGTATGGGCTCCGGCTTTACCGACGCAGACTACAGACAGGCTGGGGCGATCATCGTGGCCCAGCCCTCGGCAGCCTGGGATCGGGAACTAGTCATAAAGGTCAAAGAACCCTTGCCGTCAGAATATGACCTGCTGCAAAAAGGGCAATTGCTGTTTACTTACCTGCATCTGGCTGCCGATCGCCCCCTGGCCGAGCAGTTAATTCGCACCGGGGTGAGCGCCATTGCCTATGAAAGTGTTGAGTTGCCCGATCGCAGGCTTCCGTTGCTGACCCCAATGAGCATCATCGCTGGACGCCTGTCGGTGCAATTTGGGGCCAGATTCCTGGAGCGGCAACAGGGAGGCCGAGGGGTTCTACTAGGTGGAATTCCTGGAGTCCGCCCCGGCCATGTGGTGATTCTGGGTGGGGGGATTGTGGGGACAGAGGCTGCCCGCATGGCGATCGGCCTGGGAGCTCAGGTGACTATTTTTGACATCAATGTGGAGCGATTGGCCTACCTGGAAACCCTCTTTGATTCCCGGGTGACCCTGCTCTACAGTAGCGCCCGGGACATTGAAGCGATGGTGCCCCAGGCGGATCTGCTGATTGGGGCAGTGCTCGTTCCGGGGCGTCGATCGCCGGTCCTGGTTTCCCGGTCACTGGTACAGCAGATGCACCCCGGTTCCGTAATCGTGGACGTAGCTGTAGACCAAGGGGGATGCATTGAGACGGTGCATCCGACATCCCACACCACTCCCACCTATGTCGAGGCAGGAGTGGTTCACTATGGGGTGCCAAACATGCCCGGTGCCGTTCCTTGGACTGCCACCCAGGCCCTTAATAACAGCACTCTGCCCTATGTGCTCAAACTGGCGAACTATGGGGCAGAGGCTTTGAAACTAGATAGCGGATTGGCCAAAGGTTTAAACGTACACAATCACCAGTTGGTGCATCCCGTTATACAGGAAGTGTTTCCCGATCTGGTGCCTTGA
- the galE gene encoding UDP-glucose 4-epimerase GalE, which translates to MTQTPSTILVTGGAGYIGSHAVLALQQAGYSVIILDNLVYGHRDLVETVLQVELIVGDTTDRTLLDHLFAQQDIAAVMHFAGYAYVGESVQNPGKYYRNNVVGTLTLLEAMAAASIQNFVFSSTCATYGMPKTVPIPEAHPQSPINPYGASKLMVEHILADFEVAHGLRSVCFRYFNAAGADPAGRLGEDHNPETHLIPLVLLTALGQRDCISIFGTDYPTPDGTCIRDYIHVADLAAAHVAGLEYLMQGGRSEAFNLGNGSGFSVREVIEAAQEITGQPISVVEQDRRPGDPPVLVGSSDKARQILHWQPQYSDLNTILKHAWQWHQLRHNHG; encoded by the coding sequence GTGACACAGACCCCATCCACCATCCTGGTTACGGGAGGAGCAGGATATATTGGCTCTCACGCCGTTCTGGCCCTACAGCAGGCTGGTTATTCGGTAATCATCCTCGATAATCTGGTCTATGGACATCGTGACTTGGTAGAAACGGTGTTGCAGGTAGAGTTGATTGTGGGGGACACGACCGATCGAACCCTGCTGGATCACCTGTTTGCCCAACAGGATATTGCGGCTGTCATGCATTTCGCAGGCTATGCCTATGTGGGTGAGTCTGTCCAGAATCCCGGCAAATACTATCGTAACAATGTGGTTGGAACCCTGACCCTGCTGGAGGCCATGGCCGCAGCTTCAATTCAGAACTTTGTCTTTTCCTCCACCTGTGCCACCTATGGCATGCCCAAAACAGTTCCGATTCCAGAAGCGCATCCCCAGTCTCCGATCAATCCCTATGGGGCCAGTAAGCTGATGGTGGAGCACATTCTAGCCGACTTTGAGGTAGCCCATGGGTTGAGATCGGTCTGTTTCCGCTACTTCAATGCCGCAGGGGCCGATCCGGCAGGGCGTCTGGGAGAGGATCACAATCCTGAAACCCATTTGATTCCCCTGGTCCTACTGACCGCACTGGGGCAACGAGACTGCATTTCCATCTTTGGGACCGACTATCCTACCCCTGATGGTACCTGCATTCGAGACTATATCCATGTCGCCGATCTGGCTGCGGCCCATGTGGCGGGACTGGAATACCTGATGCAGGGTGGCCGGAGCGAAGCCTTTAATTTAGGGAATGGCAGTGGGTTTTCAGTCAGAGAGGTGATTGAGGCAGCGCAAGAGATTACCGGGCAGCCCATCTCTGTGGTGGAACAAGATCGCCGTCCAGGTGATCCGCCTGTTTTGGTCGGCAGCAGTGACAAGGCCCGTCAAATTCTCCACTGGCAGCCCCAATATAGCGATCTCAACACCATCCTGAAGCATGCCTGGCAATGGCATCAGTTAAGGCACAACCATGGATAA
- a CDS encoding CADD family putative folate metabolism protein — MTLRAQLNELIHNKHLLTHPFYVAWTEGKLTQDQLRQYAVQYFQNVLAFPTYVSGVHFNTPHFGGSIAVRQEILENLVSEEQGPRNHPALWQTFATALGATDRELTETAPLPTTENLVNTFRRLCIESPFYAGLAALYVYESQIPEIAATKISGLQQFYGMQDPAAYEFFTVHQTADVWHADAEMQLIEQHADSPEKQAEVLQVAGQAADALWQFLDGVYEQYCQDLKAPDRETLPV, encoded by the coding sequence ATGACCTTACGGGCTCAACTGAACGAGCTGATCCACAACAAACATCTGCTGACCCACCCGTTTTATGTCGCCTGGACAGAAGGTAAGTTGACCCAAGACCAGTTGCGGCAATATGCTGTCCAGTACTTCCAAAATGTCCTGGCTTTTCCGACCTATGTCAGTGGTGTTCACTTTAATACGCCCCACTTTGGTGGGTCGATCGCGGTTCGTCAGGAAATTCTGGAGAACTTGGTTAGTGAAGAGCAGGGGCCTCGTAACCATCCGGCCCTCTGGCAAACTTTTGCCACTGCCCTGGGAGCAACGGACCGTGAACTAACTGAAACGGCCCCCCTGCCCACCACAGAAAACCTGGTTAACACCTTCCGGCGGCTCTGTATTGAGTCTCCTTTCTATGCGGGGCTGGCAGCACTGTATGTCTATGAATCTCAGATTCCCGAAATCGCCGCCACCAAGATCAGTGGTTTGCAACAGTTCTACGGCATGCAAGACCCCGCTGCCTATGAATTCTTTACCGTTCATCAGACAGCAGATGTTTGGCATGCTGATGCCGAAATGCAGTTGATTGAGCAACACGCGGATTCCCCTGAAAAACAGGCTGAAGTGCTGCAGGTAGCGGGTCAAGCAGCGGATGCCCTCTGGCAATTCCTGGATGGGGTCTATGAGCAATATTGCCAGGATCTCAAGGCACCAGATCGGGAAACACTTCCTGTATAA
- the recF gene encoding DNA replication/repair protein RecF, whose product MFLKTLHLRQFRNYLDQHVYLKAPKTILVGDNAQGKSNLLEAVGLLSSLRSHRTSRDRDLIWEGASIGQITALLERDSGPVELALTLRQSGRRTVGLNGETLRRHLDFLGVLNTVQFSSLDLDLVRGGPEHRRHWMDALLIQLEPVYSHLLQQYNQVLKQRNALLKEKQKSALRGQSGETHSSDSTLISPISELALWDAQLAASGSRLIRRRARMIERLAPLAQTWHQAISNRIEQLEVQYAPNVQVCAGDAPDWLKSGADPGSDRSDSPEAVQQAFLDKIQARALAEHHQGTSLVGPHRDEVELIINGTPARHYGSQGQQRTLVLALKLAELKLIEEVIGEAPLLLLDDVLAELDLHRQNQLLEAIQERFQTLITTTHLGAFDAQWLKSAQILTVQAGLIAPH is encoded by the coding sequence ATGTTTTTGAAAACTCTCCACCTGCGTCAGTTTCGCAATTACCTGGATCAGCATGTTTACCTGAAAGCTCCAAAAACCATTCTGGTGGGGGATAATGCCCAGGGTAAATCCAATCTGCTGGAAGCTGTAGGGTTACTCTCTTCGCTACGATCGCACCGAACCAGCCGGGATCGAGACCTGATTTGGGAAGGGGCATCGATTGGACAGATCACAGCTTTACTGGAGCGAGACAGTGGGCCTGTCGAACTAGCCCTGACGCTCCGCCAGAGCGGTCGTCGAACGGTGGGCCTGAATGGGGAAACCCTGCGCCGCCATCTGGATTTCCTGGGCGTCTTGAACACAGTTCAATTCTCCAGTCTGGACCTGGATCTAGTGCGCGGTGGCCCAGAACATCGCCGTCACTGGATGGATGCCCTGCTGATTCAACTGGAACCAGTCTATTCCCACCTGCTGCAGCAGTATAACCAAGTTCTGAAGCAGCGCAATGCCCTACTGAAAGAAAAGCAGAAGTCAGCCCTAAGAGGGCAATCAGGGGAAACCCACTCCTCCGATTCCACCCTGATCTCGCCCATCTCAGAACTGGCTTTGTGGGATGCCCAACTAGCTGCATCCGGGTCTCGCCTGATCCGCCGTCGGGCCCGGATGATTGAACGGCTGGCTCCTCTGGCTCAGACCTGGCATCAGGCCATCAGCAACCGGATCGAGCAGCTAGAGGTCCAATATGCCCCCAATGTTCAGGTGTGTGCTGGAGACGCGCCCGACTGGCTGAAATCGGGAGCAGATCCTGGTTCCGATCGTTCAGACAGTCCAGAAGCCGTTCAGCAAGCGTTCTTAGATAAAATCCAGGCCAGGGCCTTAGCTGAACATCACCAGGGCACCAGTCTGGTTGGCCCCCATCGAGATGAAGTAGAGCTAATCATCAATGGCACCCCCGCGCGCCATTACGGTTCCCAGGGACAGCAAAGAACCCTGGTGCTTGCTTTGAAGCTGGCGGAACTAAAGCTGATTGAAGAAGTTATTGGGGAGGCCCCCCTCTTGCTCCTGGATGATGTGTTGGCAGAACTCGATTTACATCGCCAGAATCAGTTACTAGAAGCGATTCAAGAGCGATTTCAAACCTTGATTACAACCACCCATCTGGGAGCCTTTGATGCCCAGTGGTTGAAATCCGCTCAAATCCTGACCGTCCAGGCTGGCCTCATTGCCCCTCACTGA